The Candidatus Eisenbacteria bacterium genome contains the following window.
ACCACGAAGAGAGATTCAGGTCGTAGGAAGTGAACTCCTTTTCCAGATCTTTCGAACGCCCCGTCGAAAGACTCAGTTCGTATCCCCAGTCGTTGCGGAACTGCATGTTGAACCCCAGGAGGGCGATTCTATCGGTGAAGGCGTCGGCCTTCTCGTATTGCAGAATCCCGCCCACGTAGACGAGAGCTTGTTGGACACAGCCCTCATCGAAGTACCAGCGAGGGCCGGCCAATCCTGTGAATTCGGCCGTGCCTTTCCACGGCACGAAGCCCACCTCACTCACGTCGAAATCTTCGCCCACGTACCTGCTTCGCGCGGCTAGCAGCCATTTGTCCTTGGGCACCCTCAATCCTGCAGACGCGGCGAAATCCCCTCGCGATTCCCTGTAAGACCGCGCGACCTGATAGGCAAGCTGCCAATCCGCTCCGCGAAAAGCTCCGTCAACATCGATGACTCCCGTCTTCTCGCTGTCGGTGTTCTTGCCGACGTACAACAAGCCGACGGAGGAATTGTCCAGGATTTGCTTCTTGACTCTCACGGAGCTGAACAGTGCCTGCGGTTCCGTGATGCTCTCTCCGTCTGACTCATAGTCCTTCTCGTCCGTCACTGCCAAGAAACCGCCGTATTCCCATTCGCCGGCGCGTCCGAATGCCTTGGTCCCCAGCAGCAGAGGCACTTCGCTACCGTCCGGAAGCTTCTTCCCGATTCTCCTGGAATAGAAAAGCTCGAGCGGCTCGTAGAAACCGGAGTTATTCTCGCGGCCGGACGGCATGAAGACTTCATTTCCTTCGGTGAAAAAGGGACGCCTTTCGTCGAAATACGACTCGTAACGGGAGATATTGAAGGCGTAGGGGTCCGCCTCAATCTGCGCGAAGTCGGGATTGCCGGTCAACTGGAACGTCAACCGTTGCGACGGATTGTAGAAAATGTCGACGCCCGCATTCGGGCTGAGCTTGTACCTGGAGTCGTGCAGGTACTCAGCTTTCAAGATGCCCACGGGATAGATTTCCAGGTTCAGGCCTCTCACGGAGGGACGGAAATCTTCAAGAACCAGCCGGCCGAATTTCGAGATTCTCTGGCCCTCGTTCTCTTCGTACGGACACCAGTAGATGTCTTCTTTCGTTGTCGGAATCCAGCGATCGAAATCGAGACCCCACGCCTCGAGGCCTTCTCGATACTGAATCGAACGATAAGGGATCTCCATTTCGATGACGAATCCCCAGTCGTAGATTCTGGCGGCCGAGAACCAGACGCCGTCCCAGTTGTAGTCGCGGTTGCGGGCGTCGTCCAGCAGTCTGCAATCCGCTCGCACGCCGGCGGCAGAAACGGCGAACTTGTACGCCGTGCGCCTGTCTCCGAAGGTATCGATCATGAGAGAGACGACGTCACCCTCGAAGTCATCGAGCGTGCCCTTGCTGCGCTGAATGTTCTTTCTTTCATCCTGGCAGATCATGAGGCAATAAAGCGCATCATCCGTGGTGAGAACTTTCGCAGTGGTTTTTCGGGAAGGCTCCTTACCATGGAAAGGCTCGAACTCTACAAAGTCGGAGGTCGAATCGGTCTGGCTCCAGAGGGGATCGATAACTCCGTCAACGGCCGGGCCGGACTGAACCTTCCTCAGCACCAGTGCCCTTTGTGAATCCGCCCGAACCTCCGACGGCCCCACGGTGAGTAGCACACATATTACCGCAAGGAAGATAATCTTGTTTCTCATCTTCGTGCTCGGCGAGTCCCTGAATCGAGGGACTCTAAAGACATGTCATCGGCGCCCGTCACTCGGGCCCGATACGCGACATACAGTACGCAGAATCGGGGAATATGTTGCACTCAAAGACGAACGAGAGGCGCGACCGCCTTCGCGCGGGCCTGCGGCCTTGCTGTTCGACTGCGTTCCGGCTATCTCCAGGTGCGCTCAACCTTCCTGATGAGGAAGAACGTGCCGAGGCCGAGGCATAACATGGCCACAAAGAAGAGCGGATATGCAATCTTCCACGACCGTTCCAGGCCGATCATGGCCGAGAATTCCGACATGCCCCCAACGCCGGCAAAAAAGCTCGGAATAGCAACGGCGATGACAATGGCATTGAGGTTCTTCATCATGACGTTCAGGTTGTTGCTGATTATCGAAGCGCGAGCATCCATGAGGCTGGAGATGACCTGGGAGTAAATCTGGGCCATTTCGTAGGACTGGGCGTTTTCTATGGCTATGTCGTCGAGGAATTCCGCGTGAGTCGTCGAGAGCCCAAGCTTGCTCGCGCTTGTTTTGAGCCGTTCGATGACGCGGCCGTTCGAGCTGATTCCCTCCAGGTAAAATACGAGGCTCTTCTCCAACGTGAACATGTTGAGCAACTGCCGGTTATTTATGGAGGAGTTTATCTGCTCTTCGAGTTCGTCGCTGCACATACTGATGGCCTTGATGTGCCCCTGAAAATGGGCCGTGGACATGTATAGGAGTTTAAGAACCACGTCTTGAATGGAATCGACCTTGGCGAATTGTCGACCGTAAAACAGCGGAATGTCCTCCGCGAGCAAAATAATGAGTCGGTTGGAGAACATGAAAAGACCGATGGACTCGACGTTGAAGAGAAAGCTGTCCTTCCCGGTGTAGCGCTTCGGCTGCTTTATGATCAGCGCCAAGTGGTCGGGCTCCATTTCCATTCGCGCAAGCTCGTTGGAGTCCAGGGAAGAGTGCAGCGTGTGTTCATCGATATTGAGACTCTCGATGAGGTATTTCCGTTCAGTCTCGTCGGGGTTGACGTACACGTAGATTGGACATTCTTTGTCCGAACTCTCCACGATTTTGCCCCCGCAGAAAGTGAATTCCTTCACCATGTTCGTTTACCTCCTCGCGTCTCAACGAAATGAGCCATTCTAATTCGCTGCGATCAGCCAGCATAGCATCAAGTCATGTTGGAAGCAATCTCAAGCCGGGAGAGTCTTACAGCGCCGCAGGAATAGGCCGGCGAGACCGCTCACTGTTTCGGCGCCGCCTGCCAAACCACTCCGCCGCGGCCCCCACCCCCAGCGTCGCGAAGATTATCATCAATGGGTACAGCTCGAGACTGTACCTCCCCCGTACGGCGAAGTTCATGTAGAAAAGCGTCTGCCAGATGAAGACACAACAGATCAGCAAGCGCGCGCTGTCACGAGGCAATCTAAGAGATACTGCGAGCCCGAGCAGGAAAAGCGGCAGCAAGAACGACATGAGGAGGATGATTGCGAGTCCCTCGCGAAAGTTGTAGCTCATTATGTTTGGGCTCGTCCACCACAGAAAGAGAATCCTGGTGAGGCTGCGCTGCACGGTTTCAACGGGATTGCGGAGCATGTAAGCAAGACCCTGGCGAAGCAATTTGCGATCGAAGCTCGCCTCATTCATGGTCGCGAGTTCGCCACGGTCAATCAGGTGTGCTTGGACGGCGGCATCCACGCAAAGCACATTGTAGCTCGAGTTGGCGTAGGCGTTGTGTGAGCCCGCCAGGTTGAAACCGAGATTGGTGGCGACCGGGACCAAACCGCGGAGAACAAGCGCGTTGCGTATGGTCCACGGTGAAAGGACCAGTGCGGCGACAAGCAATATCTGCCCGGTGATGGAAAAAGCCCGCGCCCAACTGATGCGCGCCCTGCGCAGGCCGAAGGGCAGAAGGACGATTGATCCAAGAAAATAGGGCAACGAGTAGCCCAAGAGTCCGTAGACGGCCCCGGCGCGAGCCGCGCGCCAGAAACCGGGGCGCCGTGCGACACCGTCAAGTAGTAAGAGCAACCCCGGAATCACTGCCGCATGGAAGCAAGCGGGAGTAAGCCTTATCGAGTAGATCATCAGGGGCGGCCAAAGAGCGACAGCGTAGCCGGAGAACCAGGCCAGATCTCCTCTAATGAACCTGGCCGCAAGTCGTCGGGTCCAGACGGCACAGAGAGCAAAGAAAACCCCCTGCACGGATTGAACCAGTCCAATCCAGTGAGCCGGTAGTACGGTCTTGGAAAAGACCAGGAAATATGAGTAGAACGGAGGAAAGAAGGCATGACGAGGAATCTCCGTTCCGTAGAAGTTGAATACGAAACCTCTGCCGGCAAGAACGTTCTGCGCCACCACTGCCCACTCCAATCCCGAGCCATGCTCACCCCTGAGTAACTGGGTCACCCCCAGGTGCACAAGATATGCGAACAGAAACAGACTCAGTTCGAGTGTGGCCATGCGAGGCAGGCGGCGCGGTGCGGCCTGGTTCGAGAGGGTGAGTACTAGGCTTTCAGCGGGCATATGCTCCAACCGCGTGATAGAACCGGGTCTACAGAATCAGACGAGTTCGCGACCTCTTTCTAGAAGCGGACCTTCTCCGGAGGCCTTCGATCAGGGACATAGACGTGAGGGACTTTCCCTTCGTTCCACTCTTCTGAGGAATAGAGATTGCAGAAGCACGTCCCGTATTCCTTGACGTCCGCCTCTCGGTAGGCGCACGGGCAGATTATGTCCCTGTCGGATTCGCGATCGCCTGACGCCAGCCTGCAGGGACAGCTCATGTAACCGTACCGCTCTTTGTTGGCAACGAGCGCCTCAATGACCTCGGAGGCCTTCGTCTTGTCTTTGTTGAAATAGTATCCCTTTGGTTCCTGCAGTTTTCTCAGGGCTTCGTAAAGTTTCTCGATGTCGCTCATGTCCAACCACCTCGGTCTCAGACTGACGTACGTCTCCAACGTCCGTCAGTCTGCGGTTCGTCTCAAACCTAGATTGACGTCATGTTATTCCCAAAGCATTCCTGATCTCATCTTCCTTGTAGCCCACGATTACCTTGTCTCCGATTATGATGGTGGGAAATGAGTACTGGGGATTCAGTCTCTTGACCTCCGCAAGTGCTGCCTCCCGCTCCTTGCCCGTAAGCAAATCCACGTCCGTGGCCTCATATTTCACCTTGCACTCGTCAAGAAACTTCTTCGTAGCCTTGCAGTAACCGCACGTACTGAGGGTGTACATTCTTACTGGTCTCTGCTCCATGGCGCCCCTCCTCTTGGATTCACAGACATCGATCGCACAATGTCTGCTCACAGAGTTTGGTCGTGAACTCCAAATGCGCGAGCTCTGGCCGGATTATTAGTGACGGCAATTGTCACACGTGACGCCGGCCAAGACAAGCGGATTGTCAGGGCATCCTGCGACGACCGCCACCCGAGCGATTCCTCCGGCCTGCAGTGAGTCGCGAGGGCCTTCTTGTCACTCTCACGTGTTTCTTGACAACCTCAAGCCGGGAGTGGTAGTTTTGGTTCTTTCAGGCGGCTTCTCTGCAATTCATGGAGGAACGCGTGCAAGCGATTGTGTGCATCAAACAAGTTCCAGAGATCCCAAACGTGGGCATCGACCCCCGCACGAATACTCTCATCAGGGAGGGAATCCCCAGCATCATCAACCCGTTCGACATGTACGCGATTGAAGAGGCTCTCCTGATGAAGGACAAGTTTGGCGGCAAGGTCAGCGTGATAACCATGGGACCTCCCCAGGCAGTGGAGGCTCTGCGAGAGGCCCTTGCCATGGGCGCGGACGAAGCGTTTCTTCTGAGCGACAAGGGATTCGCGGGCTCAGACACGTGGGCCACGTCGTACGCGCTCTCGAAGGCCGTAGAGAAGATCGGTGAGTACGACATCATCTTCTGCGGCAAGCAGGCCATCGACGGGGACACCGCCCAGGTCGGCCCTGGCGTCGCAAGGCGTCTCGGCATTCCTCAGCTCACTTACGTGTGCAAGATCAGGGAGATCGACCTGGCGGCAAAGAGAATTGTCGTCGAAAGGATGCTCGAGGCCGGAAAAGAAGTCGTCGAGTCGAAGCTCCCCGCCCTCGTCACGGTGGTCAAGGACATAAATCAACCGCGCTTCAGAACGCTCATAGGAATCAGGAAGGCCACTCAGGCGCAGATTCCGGTGCTGAAGCCGGCGGACATCAACTGCGAAGACGCCAAGATAGGCCTGTTGGGTTCGGCTACCGAGGTCGTGAAAATTTTCACCCCGGAGCCTCGGAAGGGCGGACAAGTCCTCGAGGGCGAGCCTGAGGAGACCTGCGAGATTCTTGTTCAGAAGCTGATGGACGCAAAGTTTCTGTAGTAGAGACGAAGGGAGTTTCGTGGCAAATCTTAGGGTCAACGAAGAAACCTGCACGGGGTGCGGTGCTTGCGTCGAGAGCTGCCCCTTCGGCGCATTGATTCTCGAGGGTGAGTTTGTGCGCATCGCAGACAACTGCAACGATTGCGGCGCGTGCGTGAGCTCGTGTCCCAGCGAAGCTCTCATTCTCGAAAGGCCCAAGCAGGCGCCTGCGGTTGACTTGTCTCAGTACAAGGACGTGTGGATCGTCGTGGAATATGAGAACAAGCGCGTCTCGCACGTGGCACTTGAGCTTCTCGGCAAGGGCAGGGAGCTTGCGGATGGACTGGGTTCCAGACTCTGCGGCGTCATATTGGGCGAATCGATCTCAGAGCTTTCACAGGAGATCTTTGCTCACGGCGCGGACGTCGCGTACGTGGTGGAGAGTCCGTCACTCCGCAAGTATCGAACGGACCCCTACGTCGACGCCGCCGCGTTCTTGATAAGAAAACACAAACCCGAGATAGTGCTGGTAGGAGCCACGACCACCGGCAGGGATTTTGCGGGCGCCCTCGCGACCGAAATCGGCACCGGCCTCACCGCAGACTGCACGGGCCTTGAGATCGAGTCCGAGACGAAGAATCTCCTACAGACGAGGCCTGCCTTCGGCGGCAATATCATGGCACAAATCGTGTGCCGCAGGCACAGACCTCAGATGGCCACTGTCCGTCCCAAGGTGATGGAGCTTCCGCGGCGAGTAGACGGAAGGAAAGGCGACGTCGTCGCAGAGAAGATTGACTTCGACGAGGAGAAGTTTCTTACCAGGGTGCTTGAATTCATCAAGGAAGAAGGCTCGACCGTGAATCTCGCTGACGCCAACGTGATAGTCTCGGGGGGACGGGGACTCGGAGAGCCGCAGAATTTCAAGGTCGTCGAGGAACTCGCAAGGGTTCTCGGCGGCGCGGTAGGGGCATCTCGGGCCGCCGTGGACGCGGGTTGGATCCCCTATCCCCATCAGGTCGGGCAGACCGGAAAGACCGTGAGACCCAAACTCTACGTGGCTTGCGGCATTTCGGGAGCCATTCAGCATCTCGCCGGCATGCAAACGTCCGACATCATTGTCGCGATAAACAAGGACCCCGATGCTCCCATCTTCAAAGTGGCCACCTTCGGAATTGTGGGAGACCTCTTCAACGTAGTCCCCCTCCTCACAGAAAAGTTCAAGAAGCGCCTCGGAAAATAGAACCCTAGATGTGCTCCATCGCCTGGTCCAGGTCGTAGATCAGGTCTGCGGCGTCTTCCAGACCCACGGAGAGTCTTATGAGGCCCTCGGTGATGCCCACTTCTTCGAGTTCCTGTCTCGAGTAACCCGTGTGCGTCATCGACGCGGGGTGCTGAATCAAGGTTGCAACGTCTCCAAGGCTCACTGCCAGAACGCACAGCCTGACGCCGTTCATGAGTTTGCGCCCGGCGTCCCTCCCTCCCTTCACCTCAAAGGCTATCATGCCGCCCGGACCGCGCATTTGTCTCTTTGCGAGCGCGTGCTGAGGGTGCGAGCTCAACCAGGGAAACCACACTCTCTCCACCTTGGGATGAGAGGACAGGAACTCCGCGACTGCAAGAGCGTTCTCCGAGTGCCTTTCCATACGAATGTGAAGCGTCTTGAGTCCCCTCAGGAGCAACCAGGCGTTGAAAGGACTGATGCATCCGCCCAGGTCTCTCACGAACTCCTTTTTCATTTGCTTGATCTTCTGGGCCGGGCCCACGACGATGCCCGCGACCGTGTCGCCGTGTCCGCCTATGTACTTCGTCGCGCTGTGGACCACAAAGTCGGCGCCGAGCTGAAGCGGGTTTTGGTAGTAAGGAGTGCTGAAGGTGTTGTCCACGGCGAGCGCAATCCCACGCCGTCTCGTGATTGACGCTACTGCGGCTATGTCAATCAGCTTCAAGGTCGGATTGGCCGGGGTCTCTATGAAGACGAGTCTTGTTCTTCCGTCAATTGCCCGCTCGACGTTCTCAGGTACCGAAGCGTCCACTTCGACGACCTCGAGGTTCAGGCGCTCGAAAGTGTTCCTGAAAAGCTGGTGTGTGCCTCCGTACAACGTGTCCGATGCGACGATCCTCTCTCCACTCTTGACGAGACTGACCGCCAGCGAGACTGTCGCGGCCATTCCGGAGGCCGTCGCAGCGGCAGCTTCTCCGCCCTCCAGAAGAGCCATCTGTTTCTCGAGAACTGCCTGCGTGGGATTTCCCAGCCTTGTGTAGTAGTAACCTTCTTGCTCGCCTGCGAATATGGCAGCGCCCTGCTCTGCGCTTTCGAACGCGAACGTCGAGCTCTGAAAGATTGGGGTGGACAGTGGATCGACGTGCACCTGTTTCTCGGTCTTCTCGTGTCCTTCCCTACCGTGCACCGCCAGCGTTGCGAATCTCAGTTTTCGGTCTTTCATGGCGTTCTTGCTCCTCCCGAACGGGCTTAAAGCCCACCGATGCCCAAACAGACAACTTTCCCACAAATCCGCACGTCATGTCAATTGCATTGAGAATCGCACCGGCACGCCGTTCGTGGCTCGCCGTTCGTCACGTCTTGACCGTCAGACCCTCGCGTGATATTGTGCCAGCACGATGAGTTCGAACCTCTCCTCGACCACACCCGGGTGCACGGACCGGCTCGACTACTACGCCGACGGATACCGCCACCAGCGACTCTACGTGGCTCTCCTGATCTTGTTGGCGCTTTTCCTGAGGCTCTATCGCCTGTCCAGCCAGAGTATCTGGGTGGACGAGATGCTCACGCTGTTCTGGAGTGGCTTCAGTGCGCCGTTCATTCCGGCGGACGTATTCACGAATCTGCACAGCCCGCTTCATTCGCTGGTCATGTTTCTCTGGACGAGACTGGCCGGGGAAAGCGAGTTTGCGCTGAGATTTCCTTCGGTCGTCTTCAGCGTCCTCTCCTTGTTCGCGATCTACAGGCTCATTCTCAGGCTCTCCGGCCCTCGAACGGCCGCGGTCGCTCTCGCGGTGATGGCGCTCTCTCCTTTTCACGTCTGGTATGCCCAGGAGGCCCGCAACTACAGCATGTTGCTCTTCTTCTCGGCCCTGTCCTTTGAGAGTTTCTTGAACCTTCTCTCCGAGCCCGATAGAAAGAGCTTCGGGAAGTACGTGCTCTTCACTTTCGCAGCCTTTCTGTCCAACATGAGCGCGGTCTTCGTAGTGGCCGTGCAGGACGTGTTCTTCTTGATCTCACGCCGAAAGCTCTCGTTCCGAAGCCTCGTCTTTGCGCACGTAATCTTGGCGTTCCTCCTTCTTCCCTGGCTTGGCGAGATGCTTCACAGGGTCGAATTCCTCCGACTCGCTAGGACTGCGCCATACGTGGGCACCGAATTCCTGCGGGGCCAGACCACGTTCACACCGTTTGCCGTTCCCTACACCTTCTTCGTCTTCTCTCTCGGCTATTCCTTCGGGCCCAGCCTCGCAGAGCTTCACGAGTCGGCACGCCTCGCGAGCTTCGCTCACTACGGTCCTGTTCTTATCCCCGCAGCCATTGCCTTCTCGCTCGCCGTACTGCTGGGAATCATCTCCTTGAGAAACAGGACGAAGCTTCTTTCGTTACTCCTTGTGTGGATAGCACTTCCACTAGTCGTCGTTTCCTTTTTTGCGATCAAGAACTTCAAGCCCTTCAATCCCAGATACTTAATGGTGAGTTACCCGGCGTTCGTCTTGCTTCTCGCGGAAGGCCTGCGGCTCGGGGGAGCCAGAGCCGTTGGTCCTGGCGCGAGTGAGCCGGAGGGAACCGTCAGGCGGCGGGGCATGGTATCTTTCCTGGGGACCGCGATGCGACTGGCCCTTTGCGCCCTCGTTCTCGGGACAATGCTTCTTTCCTTGTGGAACTACTACCGGGTGCCGCGCTACGGAAAGGACGACTTCAGGGCCGCGTCCAGGACTCTTGAGGCGGAGTTCGCGCCGGGCGATATGGTGTTCACGGAGGGAACGTACGAACCTTTGCTCTATTATCTTCGACACGGCCACTCGGGCCAGGGCGGAGCACCAATCACGTTTTTGCCTCTCTATCCGGAAATGGTCGGGAACGATGCCAGGGTGCGTGACTATGTTCTGGAGAAGGCCCGAGAAGCAAACCGTGTCTGGCTCGTGACATCCAGGCTTTGGAATTTGGATCCGGAAAGAAAAGTGCCCGCACTGTTCCAACAGATGTTTCTCGCCGAAAGGGAGTTTCACTTTCAGGGCGTGGACGTCGTCCTCTACTCCAAGAGATGAGAAAGGGCGACCCGGGTGCGGACCAGTGAGCGGAGGTTCGTTTGAAGCTTGTGATAATACATGCAAGGGCCTTCGAATACGAAGCCTTGATCAGGGCTGAAGTGAGGGACGATCTTCCCGATCTTGAGATAGTGGCCGCAAGAGACAAGAACGACCTTCCCTCCTCGATCGAAGACGCGGAGGCAATACTCGCGTGGCGCATTCCAAAAGACATCATAAGGAGGGCCACCGGCCTGAAGTGGCTTGCCTCGACCGGAGCCGGAGTCGATCATCTGCTCTTGCCCGAGTTGCCCCTCGACGTCCAGATTACCAAGGCACCTCCCATCTTCGCGGAAGCGATATCTGAATACGTGATGGGCTACACGCTGTACGTGTCGCTCGGTATGGAGAAGATTCTCTTCAACGCGCGCAACAGAGTGTGGTCCGTGCCGGAGCATTTCAGGCTTTCCGGAAAGCTCATGGGGATTCTTGGGATGGGCACGATAGGAACCCACGTCGCAAGGGCGGCGAAACTTTTCGGAATGAACGTCTGGGGAGTGAGGAGGACTGCTGAACGGGCCGGTGCGACGCCGGCACAGGGGACCCAGGCAGCCTCAGGGGGAGCCGACAGGATCCTTGGCAGAGACGAACTCGAAAGTTTCCTGCCTCA
Protein-coding sequences here:
- a CDS encoding DUF5916 domain-containing protein codes for the protein MRNKIIFLAVICVLLTVGPSEVRADSQRALVLRKVQSGPAVDGVIDPLWSQTDSTSDFVEFEPFHGKEPSRKTTAKVLTTDDALYCLMICQDERKNIQRSKGTLDDFEGDVVSLMIDTFGDRRTAYKFAVSAAGVRADCRLLDDARNRDYNWDGVWFSAARIYDWGFVIEMEIPYRSIQYREGLEAWGLDFDRWIPTTKEDIYWCPYEENEGQRISKFGRLVLEDFRPSVRGLNLEIYPVGILKAEYLHDSRYKLSPNAGVDIFYNPSQRLTFQLTGNPDFAQIEADPYAFNISRYESYFDERRPFFTEGNEVFMPSGRENNSGFYEPLELFYSRRIGKKLPDGSEVPLLLGTKAFGRAGEWEYGGFLAVTDEKDYESDGESITEPQALFSSVRVKKQILDNSSVGLLYVGKNTDSEKTGVIDVDGAFRGADWQLAYQVARSYRESRGDFAASAGLRVPKDKWLLAARSRYVGEDFDVSEVGFVPWKGTAEFTGLAGPRWYFDEGCVQQALVYVGGILQYEKADAFTDRIALLGFNMQFRNDWGYELSLSTGRSKDLEKEFTSYDLNLSSWYNISPKWDASLSGGYSKTYNFARDYLAPYFWSESEIDWRALDMLEVGTDLNVFAEWTPENRIEDVTVNTRPFFSLTPVNNLNVRVYLDNVYVRSTEKIEQAVGGLLFSYNFRPKSWIYFAINEVRDRSDEYDGGGSLLPQRLHVSDRTSVFKIKYLFYF
- a CDS encoding magnesium transporter CorA family protein, with the translated sequence MVKEFTFCGGKIVESSDKECPIYVYVNPDETERKYLIESLNIDEHTLHSSLDSNELARMEMEPDHLALIIKQPKRYTGKDSFLFNVESIGLFMFSNRLIILLAEDIPLFYGRQFAKVDSIQDVVLKLLYMSTAHFQGHIKAISMCSDELEEQINSSINNRQLLNMFTLEKSLVFYLEGISSNGRVIERLKTSASKLGLSTTHAEFLDDIAIENAQSYEMAQIYSQVISSLMDARASIISNNLNVMMKNLNAIVIAVAIPSFFAGVGGMSEFSAMIGLERSWKIAYPLFFVAMLCLGLGTFFLIRKVERTWR
- a CDS encoding ferredoxin:thioredoxin reductase; its protein translation is MSDIEKLYEALRKLQEPKGYYFNKDKTKASEVIEALVANKERYGYMSCPCRLASGDRESDRDIICPCAYREADVKEYGTCFCNLYSSEEWNEGKVPHVYVPDRRPPEKVRF
- a CDS encoding glutaredoxin family protein, giving the protein MEQRPVRMYTLSTCGYCKATKKFLDECKVKYEATDVDLLTGKEREAALAEVKRLNPQYSFPTIIIGDKVIVGYKEDEIRNALGIT
- a CDS encoding electron transfer flavoprotein subunit beta/FixA family protein, producing MQAIVCIKQVPEIPNVGIDPRTNTLIREGIPSIINPFDMYAIEEALLMKDKFGGKVSVITMGPPQAVEALREALAMGADEAFLLSDKGFAGSDTWATSYALSKAVEKIGEYDIIFCGKQAIDGDTAQVGPGVARRLGIPQLTYVCKIREIDLAAKRIVVERMLEAGKEVVESKLPALVTVVKDINQPRFRTLIGIRKATQAQIPVLKPADINCEDAKIGLLGSATEVVKIFTPEPRKGGQVLEGEPEETCEILVQKLMDAKFL
- a CDS encoding FAD-binding protein, with product MANLRVNEETCTGCGACVESCPFGALILEGEFVRIADNCNDCGACVSSCPSEALILERPKQAPAVDLSQYKDVWIVVEYENKRVSHVALELLGKGRELADGLGSRLCGVILGESISELSQEIFAHGADVAYVVESPSLRKYRTDPYVDAAAFLIRKHKPEIVLVGATTTGRDFAGALATEIGTGLTADCTGLEIESETKNLLQTRPAFGGNIMAQIVCRRHRPQMATVRPKVMELPRRVDGRKGDVVAEKIDFDEEKFLTRVLEFIKEEGSTVNLADANVIVSGGRGLGEPQNFKVVEELARVLGGAVGASRAAVDAGWIPYPHQVGQTGKTVRPKLYVACGISGAIQHLAGMQTSDIIVAINKDPDAPIFKVATFGIVGDLFNVVPLLTEKFKKRLGK
- a CDS encoding aminotransferase class I/II-fold pyridoxal phosphate-dependent enzyme, coding for MKDRKLRFATLAVHGREGHEKTEKQVHVDPLSTPIFQSSTFAFESAEQGAAIFAGEQEGYYYTRLGNPTQAVLEKQMALLEGGEAAAATASGMAATVSLAVSLVKSGERIVASDTLYGGTHQLFRNTFERLNLEVVEVDASVPENVERAIDGRTRLVFIETPANPTLKLIDIAAVASITRRRGIALAVDNTFSTPYYQNPLQLGADFVVHSATKYIGGHGDTVAGIVVGPAQKIKQMKKEFVRDLGGCISPFNAWLLLRGLKTLHIRMERHSENALAVAEFLSSHPKVERVWFPWLSSHPQHALAKRQMRGPGGMIAFEVKGGRDAGRKLMNGVRLCVLAVSLGDVATLIQHPASMTHTGYSRQELEEVGITEGLIRLSVGLEDAADLIYDLDQAMEHI
- a CDS encoding glycosyltransferase family 39 protein — protein: MSSNLSSTTPGCTDRLDYYADGYRHQRLYVALLILLALFLRLYRLSSQSIWVDEMLTLFWSGFSAPFIPADVFTNLHSPLHSLVMFLWTRLAGESEFALRFPSVVFSVLSLFAIYRLILRLSGPRTAAVALAVMALSPFHVWYAQEARNYSMLLFFSALSFESFLNLLSEPDRKSFGKYVLFTFAAFLSNMSAVFVVAVQDVFFLISRRKLSFRSLVFAHVILAFLLLPWLGEMLHRVEFLRLARTAPYVGTEFLRGQTTFTPFAVPYTFFVFSLGYSFGPSLAELHESARLASFAHYGPVLIPAAIAFSLAVLLGIISLRNRTKLLSLLLVWIALPLVVVSFFAIKNFKPFNPRYLMVSYPAFVLLLAEGLRLGGARAVGPGASEPEGTVRRRGMVSFLGTAMRLALCALVLGTMLLSLWNYYRVPRYGKDDFRAASRTLEAEFAPGDMVFTEGTYEPLLYYLRHGHSGQGGAPITFLPLYPEMVGNDARVRDYVLEKAREANRVWLVTSRLWNLDPERKVPALFQQMFLAEREFHFQGVDVVLYSKR
- a CDS encoding D-2-hydroxyacid dehydrogenase, with amino-acid sequence MIIHARAFEYEALIRAEVRDDLPDLEIVAARDKNDLPSSIEDAEAILAWRIPKDIIRRATGLKWLASTGAGVDHLLLPELPLDVQITKAPPIFAEAISEYVMGYTLYVSLGMEKILFNARNRVWSVPEHFRLSGKLMGILGMGTIGTHVARAAKLFGMNVWGVRRTAERAGATPAQGTQAASGGADRILGRDELESFLPHLDFLVLTLPLTEETRGMIGKDEISLLKPTCWIINVSRGRIVDEDDLARVLGEGKLGGYVSDVFASEPLPEDSPLWRLPNVIITPHYAALTQPEEFVPHFADNLKRFARGEALLFRIDREKGY